Proteins encoded by one window of Winogradskyella sp. PG-2:
- a CDS encoding succinate dehydrogenase cytochrome b subunit, whose translation MSGILNSSIGRKFAMALSALFLMVFLLQHFAINILSVFSSDAFNEASHFMGTFWAVQYLLQPLLILGVIFHFVMGFVLEIKNNRSRQISYVKNNGAANSSWMSRNMIWSGLAILAFMVLHFIDFWIPEINTKYIVGDMTGMHNGEYRYFHELVEKFHSPLRVGAYVVAFIFLALHLLHGFSSAFQSVGANNKYTDGLKKFSKIYAIGIPLGFIFIALFHHLTGH comes from the coding sequence ATGAGCGGAATTCTAAATTCGTCGATTGGAAGAAAGTTTGCCATGGCGCTTTCGGCACTCTTCCTAATGGTTTTTTTATTACAACATTTTGCAATTAACATACTCTCGGTTTTTAGTTCTGATGCGTTTAACGAAGCGTCTCACTTTATGGGAACTTTTTGGGCAGTGCAGTATTTATTACAACCTCTATTAATTTTAGGAGTGATTTTTCACTTTGTTATGGGCTTTGTACTTGAAATCAAGAATAATAGATCAAGACAAATAAGTTATGTTAAAAATAATGGAGCTGCTAATTCATCATGGATGAGTAGAAACATGATTTGGAGTGGTTTGGCAATTTTAGCTTTTATGGTGCTTCACTTTATAGATTTTTGGATTCCAGAAATAAACACAAAGTATATTGTTGGTGATATGACAGGTATGCACAATGGTGAGTATAGATATTTTCACGAATTAGTTGAAAAATTCCATAGCCCATTGCGTGTAGGAGCTTATGTTGTGGCATTCATATTCTTAGCATTACACTTATTACATGGTTTTAGTTCAGCATTTCAATCAGTTGGTGCTAACAATAAATACACCGATGGATTGAAGAAGTTTAGTAAAATATATGCGATTGGTATTCCTTTAGGGTTCATTTTCATTGCATTATTTCATCATTTAACAGGACATTAA
- a CDS encoding fumarate reductase/succinate dehydrogenase flavoprotein subunit produces the protein MALDSKIPEGPISDKWTNYKNHIDLVNPANKRNIDVIVVGTGLAGGSAAATLAELGYNVKAFCFQDSPRRAHSIAAQGGINAAKNYQGDGDSTYRLFYDTVKGGDYRSREANVYRLAEVSTNIIDQCVAQGVPFAREYGGLLDNRSFGGVLVSRTFYAAGQTGQQLLLGAYSAMNRQIGRGKIKMYNRHEMLDVVKVDGKARGIITRNLITGEIERHSAHAVVLGTGGYGNVFFLSTNAMGSNVTAAWKAHKRGAYFANPCYTQIHPTCIPVSGDHQSKLTLMSESLRNDGRIWVPKYLKDVEAIRNKTLKPTDLAEEDRDYYLERRYPAFGNLVPRDVASRAAKERSDAGFGVNATGEAVYLDFAAAIVRYGKEAAHVKGLDENDTSLVKKLGQEVVKTKYGNLFQMYEKIVDENPYETPMMIYPAVHYTMGGVWVDYNLMTTVPGLYCIGEANFSDHGANRLGASALMQGLADGYFVLPYTIGDYLSDDIRTGPISTDTKEFEEAEAEVRKNIDHLINNNGTHSVDYFHKRLGKIMWNKCGMARNAQDLKSAITEISELRAEFWKDVRVPGSQNEFNEELAKAARVADFLELGELFAKDALQREESAGGHFREEYQTAEGEAMRKKEFQYVSAWEYKGEPKDAVLHKEELAYENIKVKERSYK, from the coding sequence ATGGCTTTAGATTCTAAAATACCAGAAGGTCCAATTTCAGACAAATGGACTAATTATAAAAATCACATTGACTTAGTAAATCCAGCAAACAAACGTAACATAGATGTTATTGTTGTTGGTACAGGATTAGCAGGTGGATCAGCTGCTGCGACTCTAGCAGAGTTAGGTTATAATGTAAAAGCATTTTGTTTTCAAGATTCACCAAGACGAGCTCACTCTATTGCGGCTCAAGGAGGAATTAATGCTGCAAAAAATTATCAAGGGGATGGTGATTCAACCTATAGATTGTTTTACGATACTGTAAAGGGAGGTGATTACCGATCTAGAGAAGCTAACGTTTATCGTTTAGCAGAGGTGTCTACAAATATTATCGATCAATGTGTAGCGCAAGGCGTTCCTTTTGCTCGTGAGTATGGTGGATTATTAGATAACCGTTCGTTTGGTGGAGTATTAGTATCACGAACCTTTTATGCTGCAGGACAAACCGGTCAGCAATTATTATTAGGAGCTTATTCTGCTATGAATCGTCAGATTGGTCGTGGTAAAATAAAGATGTACAACCGACACGAAATGTTAGACGTTGTAAAAGTTGATGGAAAAGCAAGAGGTATAATAACTCGTAACTTAATTACTGGAGAAATTGAAAGACATTCTGCTCACGCTGTTGTTTTAGGTACAGGTGGTTATGGTAATGTATTTTTCTTATCTACAAATGCTATGGGATCTAATGTAACAGCAGCTTGGAAAGCACACAAGCGTGGTGCTTACTTTGCAAATCCTTGTTACACACAGATTCACCCAACATGTATACCAGTTTCTGGAGATCACCAGTCTAAGTTAACCTTAATGTCCGAGTCTTTACGTAACGATGGACGTATTTGGGTGCCAAAATATTTAAAAGATGTTGAAGCTATTAGAAATAAAACCTTAAAGCCAACAGATCTTGCTGAAGAAGATCGCGATTATTATTTAGAACGTCGTTATCCTGCATTTGGTAATTTAGTACCACGTGATGTCGCATCTCGTGCTGCCAAAGAGCGAAGTGATGCTGGTTTTGGTGTTAATGCGACAGGAGAAGCTGTATATTTAGATTTTGCTGCTGCAATTGTGCGTTATGGTAAAGAGGCTGCGCATGTGAAAGGGTTAGACGAGAATGATACAAGTTTAGTAAAAAAATTAGGTCAAGAAGTTGTTAAAACTAAATATGGGAACCTTTTCCAGATGTATGAAAAAATTGTAGATGAGAATCCTTATGAAACCCCTATGATGATTTATCCAGCAGTTCATTATACAATGGGTGGAGTTTGGGTAGATTATAATTTAATGACTACAGTTCCTGGGTTATATTGTATAGGTGAAGCTAACTTCTCTGATCATGGCGCAAATAGACTTGGTGCTTCGGCATTAATGCAAGGTTTAGCAGATGGATATTTTGTATTACCTTATACAATAGGTGACTATTTATCTGATGATATTAGAACAGGTCCTATTTCAACAGATACCAAGGAGTTTGAAGAAGCAGAGGCTGAGGTTAGAAAAAACATTGATCACTTAATTAATAATAATGGAACACATTCTGTTGATTACTTTCACAAGCGTTTAGGTAAAATTATGTGGAATAAGTGTGGAATGGCTAGAAATGCTCAAGACTTAAAGTCTGCAATTACTGAGATTTCAGAGTTAAGAGCAGAGTTTTGGAAAGATGTTAGAGTACCTGGCTCTCAAAATGAGTTTAATGAGGAGCTAGCAAAAGCGGCTCGAGTAGCTGATTTCTTAGAACTTGGAGAGTTATTCGCTAAGGATGCTTTACAGCGCGAAGAATCTGCAGGTGGACACTTCCGAGAAGAA